From a region of the Myxococcus guangdongensis genome:
- a CDS encoding condensation domain-containing protein — translation MRDEKDVVKLRVDDREVSWERPSRPGLSESRLPAHNVTIEGWVVEWLALHWQMPTASIDTRRPLVEQGLDSMGAMRLTHDLEQWLGLPLTLSFLWEQRTIESLARALASPDTLFNLSPVSEANELAGALASDTALASSGQRRLWRLMRPVPDSPRFHVHFGLRFDGPLDVDSLKLGLQELVRRHESLRTTFHEGDGALTQVVSPVSRLELPVIDLRGGGGAAPEEALGSSSFRAMNDAQARAPFDVASGPLIRAALLVLAEQTHVLLVTQHQLITDGPSLGVFSRELASLYRVFQAGVPSPLAPPERQPVDVARWQHRWSTSEAAHQQREYWRARLEGAPALSLTSRGAREEDARGQGGLVRFEVPVALTAAWKSLASTEGATLFTALSAVFAALLRQVSGQEDVLVGTVVANRGRRELRDVVGLLSNTVALRCDLTGNPSFRELLRRHRLRTTEDLGHQELPFDEVAASLPHGLQAACVFESATGVDLSIPGLYCTLLSDTPDASVPGLARHALTLLLREDLAGLRGAFEYACAVFQPAEVERLSRTFRHLLGRIVETPDARLDDLAPPDEAPR, via the coding sequence GTGCGCGACGAGAAGGACGTGGTGAAGCTCCGAGTCGATGACCGAGAGGTGTCCTGGGAGCGCCCGTCCCGGCCGGGGCTGTCCGAGTCACGGCTGCCTGCTCACAATGTGACCATCGAGGGTTGGGTGGTGGAGTGGCTCGCCTTGCATTGGCAGATGCCCACCGCCTCCATCGACACCCGGCGCCCCCTGGTGGAGCAGGGCCTCGACTCGATGGGCGCGATGCGGCTCACCCACGACTTGGAGCAATGGCTGGGGCTGCCCCTCACCCTGTCGTTCCTCTGGGAGCAGCGCACCATCGAGTCGCTGGCGCGCGCGCTGGCTTCACCCGACACGCTGTTCAACCTGTCGCCGGTGAGCGAGGCGAATGAGCTGGCGGGAGCCCTGGCGTCGGACACCGCGCTGGCGTCCTCGGGGCAGCGGCGGCTGTGGCGGCTGATGCGTCCTGTGCCCGACAGCCCGCGCTTCCACGTCCACTTCGGGCTGCGGTTCGACGGCCCGCTGGATGTCGACTCGCTGAAGCTCGGCCTCCAGGAGCTGGTGCGTCGGCACGAGTCCCTCCGGACGACATTCCACGAGGGCGACGGCGCGCTGACCCAAGTCGTCTCGCCGGTGTCGCGGCTGGAGCTGCCGGTCATCGACCTGCGGGGTGGAGGCGGGGCCGCGCCGGAAGAGGCGCTGGGCTCCTCCTCGTTCCGCGCGATGAACGACGCCCAGGCGCGCGCGCCCTTCGACGTGGCGTCCGGGCCACTGATTCGCGCCGCGCTGCTCGTCCTGGCCGAGCAGACCCATGTCCTGCTGGTGACGCAGCATCAGCTCATCACGGATGGCCCGTCGCTCGGCGTCTTCAGCCGGGAGCTGGCCTCGCTGTACCGCGTCTTCCAGGCGGGGGTGCCCTCGCCGCTGGCGCCTCCCGAGCGTCAGCCCGTGGACGTGGCGCGCTGGCAGCACCGCTGGTCGACGAGTGAAGCGGCCCACCAGCAACGTGAGTACTGGCGCGCGCGACTGGAGGGCGCCCCGGCACTGTCGCTGACGTCGCGAGGGGCGCGCGAGGAGGACGCGCGAGGGCAGGGCGGGCTGGTGCGCTTCGAGGTGCCCGTGGCGCTGACGGCCGCCTGGAAGTCGCTGGCGAGCACGGAGGGCGCCACGCTGTTCACCGCCCTGTCCGCGGTGTTCGCCGCGCTCTTGCGTCAGGTGTCCGGCCAGGAGGACGTGCTCGTGGGGACGGTGGTGGCCAACCGGGGACGCCGCGAGCTGCGGGACGTGGTGGGCCTGCTCTCCAACACCGTGGCGCTGCGCTGCGACTTGACGGGCAACCCCTCCTTCCGCGAGCTGCTCCGGCGCCACCGCCTGCGCACCACGGAGGACCTGGGGCACCAGGAGCTCCCCTTCGACGAGGTGGCCGCGAGCCTCCCTCACGGGCTGCAGGCCGCGTGCGTGTTCGAGAGCGCGACGGGCGTCGACCTGTCCATCCCCGGCCTGTACTGCACGCTGCTGTCGGACACGCCGGACGCGTCCGTGCCGGGGCTCGCCCGCCACGCGCTGACGCTGCTGCTGCGCGAGGACCTGGCGGGGCTGCGCGGCGCCTTCGAGTACGCCTGCGCCGTGTTCCAGCCCGCCGAGGTGGAGCGGCTGTCCCGGACGTTCCGTCACCTGCTGGGGCGCATCGTGGAGACGCCGGACGCGCGGCTGGACGACCTGGCCCCGCCTGACGAAGCGCCGCGCTGA
- a CDS encoding TetR/AcrR family transcriptional regulator C-terminal domain-containing protein — protein MLDDVLGFTLEEQSLGARDAQAPPVAEQMRALATSRFPHVARAVEALVDPDFDARFTFGLELLLAGVRARKPSRAR, from the coding sequence CTGCTCGACGACGTCCTCGGGTTCACCCTCGAGGAGCAGTCCTTGGGCGCGCGCGACGCCCAGGCGCCCCCGGTGGCGGAGCAGATGCGGGCCCTGGCCACCTCGCGCTTCCCCCATGTGGCCCGGGCGGTGGAGGCGCTGGTGGACCCCGACTTCGACGCGCGCTTCACGTTCGGCCTGGAGCTGCTGCTGGCCGGAGTGCGCGCTCGTAAACCCTCACGCGCGCGGTGA